Part of the Citrobacter sp. Marseille-Q6884 genome, GCCCAGACCACGTTCGGCGATCAGACCTGAAATAGCGGCAAAAACAGTCAACGGTGCAAACAGCATGACGTAGCCTGTCAGCTTCAGCATGACGTGTACCAGTGAGTCCAGAACTTTAACGATAGGCTCTGCTTTTTCGCCAATTGCAGCCAGACTGCATCCGAGGAAAATGGAGAAGACGACGATCTGCAGGATTTCGTTACGCGCCATCGCATCAACAATACTGGTCGGTACGGCGTGCGAGATAAATACTTTCAGCGTAAAGGGTTCTGACTTAACGGCGGCAACAGCCCCAACATCATGTGGAACGAAGTTAATGCCTGCGCCCGGCTGGAAGAGATTGACGATAACCAGACCCAATGCGATTGACAGCAATGAGGCGCAAATAAACAGGAAAAAAGTTTTGGAGAATATACGCCCAAGCGTTTTGGCATCGCCCATTTTAGCAATACCGACGACCAGCGTTGAAATAACTAATGGTGCGATAATCATTTTCACCATACGCAAGAAGATTGTGGTGAAAATGGAAATATCCTGTGCATATGATTTTGCTGTTTCAGCCGCTGCCATATTATTTATGGCCACCCCGGCAATCATGCCGAGTATCAGGCCTAATATGATCATCTTCGTTAAACTAATTTTCTTCATGTTTACTCCATCGGATAAAGGCTGGTAATTAAAATAGTGTAGGGTGACGTGCACCTGAGCCAGGACAGCAGCTCAGGCACACGCCTGTTGTGACCAACCGCATGAATAATTCGAAGCACTGTGATACAGCTGAATTCTGTGCTCCAATGGTTGTTATTGTGTTTTTTTGTTACAAGTCGAACTCAATACTTAATAATGGTGCATGTTGCTGTGCACCATAAACGTCATTATCACCAACGTTACCGGAGATAATGTCGCGAGGCATGACGATTTTTACTGCATTAGCCGGATCAAACCAGACGATATTATGAATAAAGTCAGGCTCGACATTATATAAACCGGCAATAAGCTGCGGCGTTAATTGCTCCGAGGCTTTCACCCGCTGATAGTCTTCCCTGGTTTTAAATAAGATATCTAAGACCAGTTCATACGGTCCGGCGTTTTTGGAACGAATGACCTGCGCCAGTGAACAAATTGAGTGTTTCATGCCTGAACTCCTTCTGGCGTCACCTGTTCAATGTGGAAATCAAAACGCAGTGCATCGCTTGCTTCAATCAGGTGGTAGATTGAGAACTCATACACCGGCCCACTCTGAATATCAGATGGTGAGAACGGGAAG contains:
- a CDS encoding DUF4387 domain-containing protein codes for the protein MKHSICSLAQVIRSKNAGPYELVLDILFKTREDYQRVKASEQLTPQLIAGLYNVEPDFIHNIVWFDPANAVKIVMPRDIISGNVGDNDVYGAQQHAPLLSIEFDL